The genomic stretch CTGCGTAATCAAAATCTGAATTTGCAGCGGAAATAGTCTGAACTTGGATGTTCTGGCTCTGGGATAAATAGGATGGGATAACACAGCACTGTCGCTgatcctttgtgtgtgtgctctgtctTTCTCAGACTCTCTGTCGAGGCCGAGGAGAACAGTGTTCAGCCGAGCCATTGAAGCCTGCGACCTCCACTGGCAGGACAGCCATCTCCAGAGGATCATCAGCAGCGACTACTATATGTCTCCGTCATaccagagagagggggagagccTGCTGTTCAACCCACAGGGCTTGCCGCTCTGGCTAGGTAAAATCCTGACTCACTTCTAGGCAAAGTAATTGTCTTTGTAACACCATTTGCACTCTGCAGAGTCTTAGGCAATAAACAACTgctcaacaacacaaaaacactttctgCATGTATATAAAAACTTAATTTTCATGAGGAATGATTGTTTTTATGGCAGGCATACACACTCTCTAATTCCAATCTCTAATTCCACTGGAAGGtgacccaacacacacacacacacacacacacacacacacacagtaattctGCTGATATTGAGGCTGGTATGTGCAGTAAGCAGCTTCCAGCTAAGATCTGTCAGATTCTGCAACTTAAGCCGGctatcagacacacactggcatTCTGCTGAGactgcactctgtgtgtgtgtgtgtgtgactgtgtgtgtgtgtatgaatctGTTCTCACCCCATCTTATCTCTCTGTCCAACATACAGACCATGTCCCCACGGCGTGCGCCCGTGTTGATGCCCTGCGTTCCCACGGTTACTCCAGGGAAGCCTTGCGATTGGCTGTCGCTATCATCAACACGCTCCgcctccagcagcagagacagatggaCATCTACAAACACCAAAAGAAAGGTAAAACACACTTAGCCcttgtgctgtttgtttcttgGAGAAGTTTAGTACCTTGACCAGTCATGTTACAGTTCTGGTtactctgttcctttggcagAACTTCTCCAGAGGGGTGTGACCTCCACTACCAACCTGGAGGGCTGGGTGGGTCATCCTTTAGACCCGATTGGCTGTCTGTTTGCCACGCTCACTGAGATCTGCCGGGTAGATGACGACAGCACCATGGACGCCGGAGGTACATAAAAAATCACAtacttctttctctcctttttaatagtttttcctaATTATTATGTGAAATGATCAAAACTCAGCTCCAAactctgacaaacacaaaactttTGTTAAAGATTTAGAGACTttaacattatcattattattatttggtcTTTTGCAGACTTTCTGCAGGCTGAGTCCTGTGGAATTACATCAGTTCTGGTCTCAACAGAATAGCATCTGAATGACATATAGTCACTAAAATGTATAGAATAGCTTTCAATTATGTTCTGCATTTTAATAATAGGCATTTTGCCACTGCTCTTTACCATGGTGGCATTATGAGCAAAGCTGAGAGCAGACTTCACTTCTTATGCTCCCTACATTGTGAACAGACATTAATACAGAGTGCCAGTCAAAGCTGCTGCCCGCTGACAATCCATTTATTACAGAGACAGGAAATAAGACGTAAAGGTAATGAGATTTTTCAATGCTCACAGCAAAATCTCAAGACGTGCTTCCTTACATATTATGTCACAAGTACTTTTTGGTAAATTAGActagttgtttttttccataCTAGGACCTGTAGGATTTAGGCCCAGCAGTGCTTTGAGCTTAATGCTGATGTTGTTCTGATATGCTAACTTTGAGATGCTAATGTGCTAATGTATGATATTTACCATGTCTGTCAACCCAGTTTACTTTGCTTTAATTTGCTAACTATCATATAAACCCAGTTATATGTGGAGGCTAATGGGAATAACAATAGCTTTGCAAGTCTGTAGTGCTAAACCAGAAATGAGTTTGCTGGCTTTTGCGCCTTAaatggaggatttttttttctgtcatttctctgtttTGATTCATTGTTTGGcctaagcagaaaaaaacatcatcatccCTTGTCAGTCCACTGTTCAGTCTGTTGTATTGGCACTGCTCTGGTTCTAAGCAAATCATGTGTCCACTAAACCTATAAATGTCCCTCAGCAAATTACCTACTCAGCTACGAACCTTCTTGCACAAGAATGCACTGAGCTAAGAGCTTATTTCGACAAACATAAGGTATGCTGTGTAACCCTCAGAAGAAGTGATCGGTCACGCCAGCAGTGACTCATCAGACTCCATGTTCTTATATGAGGACCAGGTGCTATTGTGCTGCAAACAGGCATAAACAAGCACAGTATGAATGGATCAGACTGGAGAACAACGTGTGTCTCCttcgtgtgtatgtgtgtgtgtctgcatgtgtgcgtgtgtgtgtgtgtgtgtgtctgtgtatgtgggAAATGTATAGAATCCATCATGATTTGCATTTCTCAGCCTTCCCAGGGCCTTTTTTTTGCACCAGGTCAGTGCAACAGAGGAGGATAGGGGTTGGGTTTTTCTATTGTCAACAGGCTACAGGGAACTATTGTCAGTTTAAACAATGCTGACCACTGGCACACtcattgatgtgtgtgtgtgtgtgtgtgtgtgtatgctggaGAAAGCATGAATGGTTGTCTGAAGCCATTTACGGTATTTGGGGAGAGTGctatgattattatttgtgtgtgtgtatttgcatgtgtgtgcttgtgtagcCAGTCACCGTCATCTGTTAGCTTCCTCTGGATGACAGCTGGAAACATCTGTTATGAGGAGGGCAGACCCAGACTATGTGTCAGCCAGTCAAAATGCACTTCACTCACAAAGCTTTCTAAATCAAAAAGTCAGTTAACATCCtgtggacaaaaaaataaaacaaaaagcaaaaagaaattaCCAGTCAGATCAAGCCTGTACAACTAGATTCCACTCTTCTATGCACACACGCAAACAGCTATCTGTGAAATAAATAGGGTTGAGGGGATCTGTAACTCAGAGGGGATTTAAGCAGAGTAATGAGATTGGGGGAGACAGAGAACAAATGTGCACCAATCAACAGCTGAGACTCTGTGGCATCTGTTCTAAGTTAAGTTGTCAAGCAATGTTGTAGGATCAGCAGCCATCTTAGATGAAATCTAATATGTATGCCACGTTGATATACAGCTTTAATCACTCAGTTATTGTGCAAAGATTTGGCTTTCCTGGATCGTTTTAGTTTGATTTAGAACAGGCCAGCTCCATTCTTCATTAAATAATAGGTTTGGGTTTTACTCAATccatatttacattaaaagaGCAACCTGGTGGCTGTAATCATTCGTCCTCTCATCACTGGCCATGAACTGAAGCCTTCTGTTACTCATTAAGATAGATGGtacaaaaaaaatccactgaCCTAATTATATGCAAAAATGCTGAAAAGCTCATTTATTTAACGCTatctttcttaaaaaaaaaaaaaaaaaaagtcttttttatgCAAAATTGTCTCTGTGTATCCACTTACAGTGATATTTTGCCTAGCTGAGGTTGAATTGTGTGTTAATAACAAAAATAGATGTGCACAGGTTTACTTCTGTTCATACGTGAAAACTTGTAAAGGTCAGTGTACGTTTTTAAAGGACTGGACATGTTTCATTATTGGAAGCAAATCTTTATACTGCTTGAATTTCggttttgcagcgtttttgtttctgcagcgATGATATTCATGTATCAAATGACTGACACAGATAATCTGCCCAAAAAACTAAATAGTTCTTtgtatttcttcatttctgtctgtctttttttcttcttagaCGGAGACACAAGGCCTCCAGTCTACCACCATGTACCAGTGTGGGGCGCTCCAGATGGAGGGGAGTCCTACCTGACTCTGGCTTTAGAGGTGGCTCTAATGGGTATGGGCCAGCAGAGGATAATGCCCGAGGGCCTGTACGCTCAGGATAAGGTATAGAAGTCATGAAAAATACTCTCTCACATGGTTCAAATGTATAACAGCATAGaagttttaacatttaacatcatttatttcatttaactCAGTTCTCAAATGACGAAGTAATTATATTCCCCTCATACATAATACAGTAATGTTCCATTACTTGGCAATGGATAACTAAACTGGATTTATGGCTtgttacataataataaaaaaaaaaaagtataaatttGTTGTTGACGATGTCACCATGATAGAAAATCACTATAATTAAACATCAGTGTGAAGTACTTGCCATGCAAAAACAGAGGTCACATCAATTTGTTGcctgaaaaacaagcaaaaagtCACAGTACTTAAGTTCACTTTGAATTAGCATATAtccaaacaacatttttgtgtgtgaacgATAATCAGCTTTGAAGTGTTTAATGTGGCTGCCAGAGACCTTTGTTAATGTCACTGGGATGTGCGGAAAGAAAAGAATTGCATTTTAAACCAAACAAATTGGAGAAAGGAGCTCTTACTGGATCACTGACTGAAATAAAATCAGCTTCTAATCATCTGCACTGTAACGACAAATATGCACAGATGTAAGAGTGTGAGGTATTAAAGTGTCTCACTGCTCTTGTGATACCTCAAGCTCAAAATCCCTTCCTCGAAAGGTatttaaacttcattttgttAGGTCTTCTTCTCTTAATATAAACCACTGATCTTCATTTAATGCATATATATTGAATTCATTCTAACACATTTACTTACCACTATTAATATGAACGTCAGAAATTAATGGAAAGACACTATTAGAAACCAGTATAAAATAGGAAAAAAGATGGCACATGTGAACATCCAGACAATGAATAAGTCGTGCTTCGTTTTTTAGTTGATACCGAACTAAAATTCAAAGAGGGTACTATGTGTGTTGTGGGTATTCTAGGTGTGTCGTAATGAGGAGCAGATTGTTGCAAAACTTCAAGAACTGGAGCTGGATGACCTCCTGGTTCAGACTCTTAGGAAACAGGCCCTACAGCTGCTAGAAGGTAGAAGAGCAACACCTTTTCACATTGTCTTAAAGCATTCAGGATTCAGTGGACTCCTGAAATGTGCTTCAAGCCACATTAAAACAGTTCTAGATATGATCATTAAAAAACGTTCACCACTGACACgttatattttgtctttttctttctccagctGGTCCATTTAGTGGTTTCGGTGAGGTCATCCATAGGGAGAGTGTTCCCATGCATACCTTTGCCAAATATCTCTTCTCTGCCCTGCTGCAACATGATGCAGACCTGGCATATAAGGTGGCTCTCCGTGCCATGAGGTCAGTTTCTGGTTCACTTCAATATGACCATGTCTGGATTTGtgctgtgtaaaaataaacacatagcCTACTATGTGATGATAAGGATAAGCGTTTAATTAAACTTTACCTAAGTGGCAGCAACAATAACTAAAGACTAACTAACATACTAACTAAAGTATGTTTCTCTCAGGCTGCCGGTGCTGGAGTCATCAGCGGGCTCTGGAGATGTGGGCCACCCTCATCATGGGATCTCCATAGTTCCAAGTAGATACCCGCGATGGTTCACACTGGGCCACTTGGAGTCACAGCAGTGTGAGCTGGCCTCCACCATGCTCACTGCTGCGAAAGGTACCATCAACGCATCCATATTTTCATATCTGTCATCACTGAAAATTGCCTTTCAGATTGTACTGTAACAGTGAATTTGTGGTAGTGCATCAAGATCTGAGTTTACGTTTTTCTGTTGTGTGCAGGTGACATGTTGAGATTGCGGACGGTGCTGGAGGCAATCCAGAAAAATATCCACTCCTCTTCCTTAATCTTCAAACTGGCTCAGGATGCCTTTAAAATAGCCACACCCGCCGACAGCCCGCCTGATATAACCCTGCTCAACGTGGCACTGGAGCTAGGACTGCAGGTACTGTGTGTGGGAACAGGCCAAGTATGATGGCGAGTCAGTAGTTGTTAGAAATCATTCacacataatatatataaaaaaaaaaaagttgaacatGTAATTTCTGCAGTCTTCCACAGCTTCACTACAAAttaacaggaaaaacattataCAGTGCCTTACAGTTGCTGATGGAAAGAGAAACCACATAATTGAGCCTTTTGGTTTccacagtaaacacagaaaaatactcCTCATCAGATCATCAAGGCAGCAGTGTCACCAAGGCTTcacacactcctcctcctgGTGTTTAAAGTATCAGCAGAATTCCTGTCAGCAAAACTGCTCATGAAGTGCTCAGAATAGAAGGGTCGCAATTAGACATCTGTGTAATTATGAGCATATTTTGGATACATCTGACATCACAGCAGACATATGTGGTCTTGCACTAAGTGCtaaattatgaaaatatgttAGAAATATTTTTGTCCATACTGACAGATTTTTCTGAACTTGCTGAGAAATCCTGAAATGTAATACATGTACTGAGAtcatttagtgtttgtgtgttttgcaggtgATGAGGATGACTCTGTCTACTCTGaactggagaaggagagagatggTTCGCTGGCTGGTAACCTGTGCCACTGAAGTCGGTACGTGattacgcacacacacgcgcgcgcacacacatcCCAGAGAAACCCATTCACTGAAACATGTTTCATAGCCTAATTATATCCTCtatacatatgtgtatgtgtgaacagGATCTCATATTGTCTAAGAAGTTtagatgaaaacaaactgtaaaacactttgagaCACAAGGCCAAAAAGTTCTTCATTCATTATGTTCTCTTTTCACCTCTGTCCCCTGTCAGGTCTCAAAAAATAGGTACATACAACTTACAATCTGGCCACGATAAATGTTAActgttttcatgtctttggCTCAGGTCTGCGGGCTTTGGTGAGCATCTTACAGAGCTGGTACACTCTCTTCACACCAACTGAGGCCACCAGCATCGTGGCAGCCACTGTCATGTCTCACAACACCATCCTACGCCTCAGCCTAGACTACCCCCAGCGCGAGGAGCTGGCCAGTTGTGCGAGGACCCTGGCGCTGCAGTGCGCCATGAAGGACCCCCAGAACTGCGCTCTGTCAGCTCTGACACTCTGTGAAAAGGACCACATCGCCTTTGAGACGGCCTACCAGATCGTGATTGATGCAGCGTCCACAGGAATGACATTTTCCCAGCTGTTCACTATCGCGAGGTACATGGAGCACAGAGGATACCCACTGCGCTCGTTCAAGTTGGCCTCCCTCGCCATGACCCACCTTAACCTGGCTTACAACCAGGATACACACCCAGCTATTAATGACGTTCTCTGGGCCTGCGCGCTCAGCCACTCTTTGGGTAAAAATGAGCTTGCAGCCATTATTCCCTTGGTGGTTAAGAGCGTGCACTGTGCCACTGTGCTGTCTGACATCCTGCGGCGGT from Mastacembelus armatus chromosome 17, fMasArm1.2, whole genome shotgun sequence encodes the following:
- the zswim5 gene encoding zinc finger SWIM domain-containing protein 5, with protein sequence MAEGRREQPPHPLLSLPPASKRPCLRPAPRGPGPGPGHGSGLPSSRCRSPESLLDCAAKAVAEKWAFERVEERFERIPEPVQRRIVYWSFPRNEKEICMYSSFQCRVAGEEGPSAAAGGAGAAGGSGATTTSGGGGSTAGTAATVGAIGAMGTGDGLPFRRGIRLLETGCVENVLQVGFHLSGTVTEPATSSEPEVTHKVAISFDRCKITSVTCGCGNRDIFYCAHVVALSLYRIRKPEQVKLRLPISETLFQMNRDQLQKLVQYLITAHHTEVLPTAQKLADEILSSNSEINQVHGAPDPTAGASIDDDNCWHLDEDQVREQVKQFLSQGGYYGSGKQLNSMFAKVREMLRMRDSNGARMLTLITEQFMADPRLLLWRQQGTGMTDKCRQLWDELGALWVCVVLNPHCKSDEKSGWLKQLKKWGDMDVCPLEDGNYGSELPNITNALPQSNLAQDSLSRPRRTVFSRAIEACDLHWQDSHLQRIISSDYYMSPSYQREGESLLFNPQGLPLWLDHVPTACARVDALRSHGYSREALRLAVAIINTLRLQQQRQMDIYKHQKKELLQRGVTSTTNLEGWVGHPLDPIGCLFATLTEICRVDDDSTMDAGDGDTRPPVYHHVPVWGAPDGGESYLTLALEVALMGMGQQRIMPEGLYAQDKVCRNEEQIVAKLQELELDDLLVQTLRKQALQLLEAGPFSGFGEVIHRESVPMHTFAKYLFSALLQHDADLAYKVALRAMRLPVLESSAGSGDVGHPHHGISIVPSRYPRWFTLGHLESQQCELASTMLTAAKGDMLRLRTVLEAIQKNIHSSSLIFKLAQDAFKIATPADSPPDITLLNVALELGLQVMRMTLSTLNWRRREMVRWLVTCATEVGLRALVSILQSWYTLFTPTEATSIVAATVMSHNTILRLSLDYPQREELASCARTLALQCAMKDPQNCALSALTLCEKDHIAFETAYQIVIDAASTGMTFSQLFTIARYMEHRGYPLRSFKLASLAMTHLNLAYNQDTHPAINDVLWACALSHSLGKNELAAIIPLVVKSVHCATVLSDILRRCTMTAPGLAGIPGRRNSGKLMSTDKAPLRQLLDATISAYINTTHSRLTHISPRHYGEFIEFLSKARETFLLAQDGHIQFAQFIDNLKQIYKGKKKLMMLVRERFG